A window of the Deinococcus sp. Leaf326 genome harbors these coding sequences:
- a CDS encoding type II secretion system protein GspD, which produces MNIKPISTLLTLTLLTAAAAQGSDAPATTIVVPGSTVIRTAPVNLPDTAELRRPVTLTIPAGGMTLDTALTLVARTAGFTVLTQGLPQVQLRTGLQGLSAGRAIETLLNLYAPNSSATLEGKVLIIGDAAAVRRVQGIAPQTMDTSRQTRTVLVPGLTGEQLTRVTSLLTAQSALFDTGVVLLAGTTEQLDASEKTLKGLPKPAAAVVATTPVQVTQTYIVQSDVAQTSAAVRELGTTVSVVGNALIVRGNVKQQADAAALVVALNQSVGTKAAAQQVRSVKQSYDTVAVTEDAQVLAALLPDVKVTPLATQGLLIVDAPQEVQGAVAVILKTQRDRRAGRAISYYTINTGRAADLVSVLKRELPGADVQVVEGRNMLSVQAARADQERVVTLLGQLQAAPTTGNAGSANEIITRSVTLGYSDAQTLATSVSSLAQTVAAAAAATSAATATGAVAAAPAATTTVLANADTNSLLLTGPRTIVEELTRAIAAIDQPAQGVRVRLRVEQVSESDLANLGINWKVGVGGVEVGQSDGNLTVGYAPSLSPASIQVALNTARTKGTGKTIIDSNFLTLSNKDTNFNNGGELLFPATSTIVNGAAVTTPGQTYSYGLGIKVRPRVAPDGTITLTLDTTLGSSPSAGPLASINQTKQSLQNTVMARPGETVVLGGIISTTDDQSRRGVPGLMDIPVLGQLFGSSNKTATRTALLFLLTADPITPPAAQRTGAGAERVNVPATPVTTEGSQRP; this is translated from the coding sequence ATGAACATCAAACCCATCTCGACCCTGCTGACCCTGACCCTCCTCACCGCCGCCGCCGCTCAGGGCAGTGACGCACCAGCAACCACCATCGTTGTCCCCGGCAGCACCGTCATCCGTACTGCCCCGGTCAACCTTCCCGATACGGCCGAACTCCGCCGTCCTGTCACCCTGACGATCCCTGCCGGCGGCATGACCCTGGACACTGCCCTGACCCTCGTGGCCCGCACAGCTGGTTTCACGGTGCTGACGCAAGGCCTCCCCCAGGTGCAGCTACGTACTGGCCTGCAAGGCCTGAGCGCTGGCCGCGCCATCGAGACGCTACTGAACCTGTACGCCCCCAACAGCAGCGCCACCCTCGAAGGTAAGGTCCTCATCATTGGCGACGCCGCTGCCGTTCGCCGTGTGCAGGGCATCGCTCCCCAGACCATGGACACCAGCCGTCAGACCCGCACCGTCCTGGTCCCTGGCCTCACCGGCGAACAGCTGACCCGCGTCACCTCACTCCTGACCGCTCAGAGCGCCCTATTTGATACTGGCGTGGTCCTGCTGGCTGGGACGACCGAGCAGCTCGACGCCTCCGAAAAGACCCTGAAGGGGCTGCCCAAACCCGCAGCTGCGGTGGTTGCGACCACCCCCGTGCAGGTCACGCAGACCTACATCGTGCAGAGCGACGTGGCGCAGACGAGCGCGGCCGTGCGCGAACTGGGCACGACGGTCAGCGTGGTCGGCAACGCCCTGATCGTCCGGGGCAATGTCAAGCAGCAGGCCGACGCCGCTGCGCTCGTGGTCGCCCTCAATCAGAGCGTGGGTACGAAGGCCGCCGCTCAGCAGGTCCGGAGCGTCAAGCAGAGCTACGACACAGTCGCCGTGACGGAAGATGCCCAGGTCCTCGCTGCCCTACTGCCGGACGTCAAAGTCACCCCCCTGGCCACGCAAGGCCTGCTGATCGTGGATGCCCCGCAAGAAGTGCAGGGCGCCGTGGCCGTCATCCTGAAGACCCAGCGGGACCGCCGCGCCGGCCGCGCCATCAGCTACTACACCATCAACACCGGACGCGCCGCTGACCTCGTGAGTGTCCTGAAGCGCGAACTGCCGGGCGCAGACGTGCAGGTGGTCGAAGGTCGCAACATGCTCAGTGTTCAGGCCGCCCGCGCCGATCAGGAACGGGTCGTGACCCTCCTGGGCCAACTGCAGGCTGCCCCGACCACAGGTAACGCCGGGAGTGCCAATGAGATCATCACGCGCAGCGTTACGCTCGGGTACAGCGATGCGCAGACCCTGGCGACGAGCGTCAGCAGCCTGGCCCAGACCGTTGCAGCTGCGGCTGCCGCCACCAGCGCGGCCACCGCGACAGGCGCCGTGGCGGCGGCCCCGGCGGCCACCACCACCGTTCTGGCCAACGCTGACACCAACAGCTTGCTCCTGACCGGTCCGCGGACCATCGTCGAGGAACTCACCCGCGCCATTGCAGCCATCGACCAGCCGGCCCAGGGGGTGCGCGTGCGACTGCGCGTCGAGCAGGTGTCCGAGTCTGATTTGGCAAACCTGGGCATCAACTGGAAGGTCGGCGTGGGCGGCGTGGAGGTCGGCCAGAGCGACGGTAACCTGACGGTCGGATACGCCCCCAGCCTCAGCCCCGCGTCCATTCAGGTTGCCCTGAACACCGCCCGGACGAAGGGCACCGGGAAGACGATCATTGACAGCAACTTCCTCACGCTCAGCAACAAGGACACGAACTTTAACAACGGCGGCGAGCTCCTGTTCCCGGCCACGAGCACGATCGTCAACGGCGCGGCCGTCACCACCCCCGGTCAGACGTACAGCTACGGCCTGGGTATCAAGGTCCGCCCCCGCGTGGCCCCAGACGGCACGATCACCCTGACCCTGGACACCACGCTGGGCAGTAGCCCGTCTGCCGGCCCCCTCGCCAGCATCAACCAGACCAAGCAAAGCCTTCAGAACACGGTCATGGCCCGCCCGGGCGAAACCGTGGTGTTGGGCGGCATCATCAGCACGACCGACGACCAGAGCCGCCGCGGCGTGCCCGGCCTGATGGATATTCCCGTGCTCGGCCAGCTGTTCGGCAGCAGCAACAAGACCGCGACCCGCACGGCGCTGCTCTTCCTGCTCACGGCTGACCCGATCACGCCTCCCGCTGCCCAGCGCACGGGTGCTGGAGCAGAGCGCGTGAATGTCCCGGCCACCCCTGTCACGACCGAAGGCAGCCAGCGGCCTTGA
- the pilO gene encoding type 4a pilus biogenesis protein PilO: protein MNTPLIIGLSVVLALAGTLTLGKSAYEQRLALQGALSASQEEYQSGLATIARLPQLRTSAEQARTELADLQREFPSSENLGVLLEQTQRLAQQSGLEVQNIARSTGPSAIPTIAEVRLNIRADGTYPDTEAFLRAVKADKRIMNVTGFSTAGDGAQNIKLTGYVRQGE from the coding sequence GTGAACACCCCTCTGATCATCGGCCTGAGTGTCGTCCTGGCTCTCGCCGGCACGCTCACCCTCGGCAAGTCGGCCTACGAACAGCGTCTCGCTCTCCAGGGCGCACTGTCAGCTTCACAGGAGGAGTACCAGTCTGGACTGGCGACCATCGCCCGCCTCCCCCAGCTGCGCACCAGCGCCGAACAAGCCCGGACGGAACTCGCGGACCTTCAGCGGGAATTTCCGAGTAGCGAAAACCTGGGCGTGCTCCTCGAGCAGACCCAGCGACTCGCGCAACAGTCCGGTCTAGAGGTTCAGAACATCGCGCGCAGCACCGGCCCAAGCGCCATCCCCACCATTGCGGAAGTCCGCCTCAACATCCGCGCCGATGGCACGTACCCCGACACGGAGGCCTTCCTCCGAGCCGTGAAAGCGGACAAGCGAATCATGAACGTCACAGGATTTTCGACGGCTGGCGATGGCGCACAGAACATCAAACTCACCGGCTACGTCCGGCAGGGGGAATAA